AAATCCGAAGTTCTATCCATTAAACTATGCAGCCATATTCATACATAAGTAATAAATGATAAGTAATGAGTAATGTATAACTCGATGATTATTAATTACTCATTGCTTATTACTTATATTTTAGAAAGTAATTTTCACTCCTCCCAGAATTTGAGCACCAAGAACCTTATATCCTTTGTACGTCTGGTATTTTGAGCTTAGAAGATTATTTCCGAGTGCGAAAATACTGAAATTTTTGTGAATTTTATACTCTGCAGAAAGATTTAAATCCGCATAGCCACCAACTTTATCGTTGGTATTCTCTGTAGATTGGAAAATCATATTAGGACTTCCTACACCCTCTATCGCATAAGAGTTTGTTGTTCTGTCACTTGCAAAAATTCCTTTGAAACCTAGCAACAATTTCTTGTCAAGCATAGTATATTTTGCACCGATGCTTGCATTCACTAATGGAACGTTATAAATGTTGTCATAATTCTTTAAACTATACTTGGTGAACCTTACTTCTCCATCGATAATTAAATTTTCCAGTGGGAAATACTGTATACTCCCTTTGATATCACTCACATTTCCGTCATCATATACTGCAGAAAATGTATTGGCAAAATCATAGGCAGAACGGTTAAGCGTATAGTTGTTATCAAAAAGATTATTTGCCTTAAAGAACATAATATCTTTCATTTTTCCAAAACCTGCAGAGAAGTCATATTTCAGCGTTTCATCAATATCTCCTCTCAATCCTACATAAAAATGATATTTTGTCTCTGTTGGCTTTAAATATTGGTCAGATAAAGCATATGGGTTTGCTTGTAAAAGATCTCCGTATGTATTAAGCTTCAGACCACCATCTACCCCACCATAGAATTTGAATTCCTTGGCAGCAGCGACCTGGAACTCAGCTTGTGGAAACCAGTAAGTCTTATTATTCTTCATTTGCTCCATCTGAATATTTGAGTTTTTAGCATTCAGGAAAGAGAATAAAGACCCAAGCATCAAATAAGATTCTCCTTTTCTAAAGGTCACCTTTGGAGCCAAATTGGTATTAAAGAAATTAGAAGAGTTCTTATTTCCTATTTCAAAATCTGTCTTAACTGCTTCTAAACCTACTCCTAAATCAGCATTTAGATTAATTCCTGATTTACCTAGTTCAACAGCATGTTTGGATAGGTTGGCAAGAATGGAAACCTGATTTTCCTGAGCATCGAAATGATCTTTTAGGAATGAAGACTTTACTCTTACATCATTTAAAATCTCGTTAGAGTAAAAGTCATAGTAACCGTTTACCTTAAACTGATTTACTTTTTGCTTCAAATCTACATCAGCAGCCGGCTCAAGGGCATAAATACCGTAATAGTTATAATTATTCAATCCATATTCAGCATTCAAATTGAATTTCCCTTTTTCTCCATAAGAATTAAGGA
This genomic interval from Chryseobacterium joostei contains the following:
- a CDS encoding TonB-dependent receptor; protein product: MNKKIQLLSILFLGVSQFAFSQIKEEKLVLNKKREPEVKKIEKKKTSVETIKNYPPEEKSQNPVKYTITDVPAVSDFKTSTIQGEDVAPKFDGTAQNNYVQFGMGNYGKILLDGNVSKVLDNKIEVGADVHLLSTSGLKKDYDWKSKQTSASFGAFLNSYGEKGKFNLNAEYGLNNYNYYGIYALEPAADVDLKQKVNQFKVNGYYDFYSNEILNDVRVKSSFLKDHFDAQENQVSILANLSKHAVELGKSGINLNADLGVGLEAVKTDFEIGNKNSSNFFNTNLAPKVTFRKGESYLMLGSLFSFLNAKNSNIQMEQMKNNKTYWFPQAEFQVAAAKEFKFYGGVDGGLKLNTYGDLLQANPYALSDQYLKPTETKYHFYVGLRGDIDETLKYDFSAGFGKMKDIMFFKANNLFDNNYTLNRSAYDFANTFSAVYDDGNVSDIKGSIQYFPLENLIIDGEVRFTKYSLKNYDNIYNVPLVNASIGAKYTMLDKKLLLGFKGIFASDRTTNSYAIEGVGSPNMIFQSTENTNDKVGGYADLNLSAEYKIHKNFSIFALGNNLLSSKYQTYKGYKVLGAQILGGVKITF